One window from the genome of Hyperolius riggenbachi isolate aHypRig1 chromosome 6, aHypRig1.pri, whole genome shotgun sequence encodes:
- the C1QA gene encoding complement C1q subcomponent subunit A: MRDHMMLYSLFLLMLLLAEVIYPCQCQSDVCKTANGKDGHPGNPGRNGRPGEKGDQGDPGDVLQVAGLTAMKGDSGDPGTSGAPGFKGFRGPDGPPGPPGPRGVEGSKGSKAEMGNQRRPAFSAVNPEINGNMVTFKTTITNKEGVYSAESGRFTCSDPGYYYFTFQVVSGGDLCLQIHTKQGSAGSKRLLTFCDKNATRKPQVNSGGTVLKLNRNDQVWIEVDSNQNSISKESPNTSVFSGFMLFPHED; the protein is encoded by the exons GGATCACATGATGTTGTACAGCCTCTTTCTCCTCATGTTGCTGTTGGCTGAAGTCATATATCCTTGCCAGTGCCAATCAGATGTTTGCAAGACTGCCAATGGGAAAGATGGTCACCCTGGAAACCCGGGCCGAAATGGCAGACCAGGGGAAAAGGGGGATCAAGGGGATCCAG gTGATGTCCTCCAAGTAGCAGGTCTGACAGCAATGAAAGGTGACAGTGGTGATCCCGGGACTTCGGGAGCGCCTGGCTTTAAAGGATTTAGAGGGCCAGATGGACCCCCTGGACCTCCAGGACCACGAGGAGTAGAAGGGTCGAAGGGATCGAAAGCAGAGATGGGTAATCAGCGCAGACCTGCCTTCTCTGCTGTGAACCCTGAAATCAATGGCAACATGGTGACCTTCAAAACAACTATCACCAATAAGGAGGGAGTATATAGTGCCGAGAGTGGTCGCTTCACCTGCTCTGACCCAGGCTACTATTATTTTACATTCCAGGTGGTTTCAGGTGGAGATCTCTGTCTTCAGATCCACACCAAGCAAGGATCTGCAGGTTCAAAGAGACTTCTCACCTTCTGTGACAAGAACGCCACTCGTAAACCACAGGTGAATTCTGGTGGAACTGTCCTGAAACTGAACAGAAATGACCAAGTCTGGATCGAAGTGGACAGCAACCAGAATAGCATCTCCAAGGAAAGTCCCAACACCAGTGTGTTCAGTGGCTTCATGCTCTTCCCTCATGAAGACTAA
- the C1QC gene encoding complement C1q subcomponent subunit C, which produces MNLGPGLLLLSLLVWVDGGDPQCLSAIPGLPGIPGMPGRDGRDGLKGIKGEKGLSESHSTGALKGEKGIKGSSGPPGKTGRKGPPGSPGNLGPQGPKGELGIAGNHKRQYQSAFTVKRSTMQHPDKNTPIIFNDVITNDHGHYNTNTGKFVCQIPGLYYFVYHTSQSGNLCLTLRVDDEIKASFCDHKSNSEQVSSGGVLVQLKLNQEVWLATNDYNNMIGIDTNDSVFSGFLIFPD; this is translated from the exons atgaatcTTGGACCAGGacttctccttctctctctcctggTCTGGGTGGATGGTGGAGATCCTCAGTGTCTCTCCGCTATCCCTGGACTCCCAGGAATACCCGGCATGCCGGGCAGAGATGGGCGGGACGGACTGAAAGGTATCAAAGGAGAGAAAG GTTTGTCTGAAAGCCACAGTACAGGTGCTTTGAAAGGTGAAAAAGGCATTAAAGGCTCTTCGGGTCCACCGGGTAAAACCGGCCGTAAGGGGCCACCAGGATCCCCAGGAAATCTAGGTCCACAGGGCCCCAAAGGGGAGCTGGGAATTGCTGGGAATCATAAGCGCCAGTATCAGTCAGCATTTACTGTGAAGAGGTCCACCATGCAACACCCTGACAAGAACACACCCATCATATTCAACGACGTCATCACCAATGACCATGGACACTATAATACCAACACTGGGAAATTTGTCTGCCAAATTCCTGGGCTCTACTATTTTGTCTACCACACCTCACAGTCAGGCAACCTGTGCCTCACGTTGCGTGTAGACGATGAAATCAAGGCCAGCTTCTGTGACCACAAGTCAAACAGTGAGCAGGTGAGCTCAGGAGGGGTCCTCGTCCAGCTGAAGCTTAACCAGGAGGTGTGGCTGGCCACCAATGATTACAACAACATGATTGGAATAGATACTAATGACAGTGTCTTCTCTGGTTTCCTTATTTTTCCTGATTAA